A DNA window from Leptolyngbya sp. KIOST-1 contains the following coding sequences:
- a CDS encoding chorismate lyase, which translates to MASALQPFIDPAVPCGWHALRPRWQAGQPTVQKGLPHDQLAPAWQILLLGDGSPTRHLQLLTRDRTEVDVIDMSPVGMDLDGAPDIIRVVPGPRLRRQVWLRTASGQRLAYATSWWEASHVDEYLQNKSLPIWASLARLRTELYRDIQGLYYGDSEALEEAFGQEGPFWGRHYLFWHRGKPLTLIYEVFSPYLTRYLGPMQSGPIVGG; encoded by the coding sequence TTGGCCTCTGCCCTACAGCCCTTTATTGATCCAGCGGTGCCCTGCGGCTGGCACGCCCTCCGTCCCCGCTGGCAGGCCGGGCAGCCCACCGTGCAGAAAGGGCTCCCCCACGATCAGCTGGCCCCCGCCTGGCAAATTTTGCTGCTGGGCGACGGCTCTCCCACCCGCCACCTGCAGTTATTAACCCGCGATCGCACCGAAGTGGATGTGATCGACATGTCGCCCGTGGGCATGGACCTCGACGGTGCCCCGGACATCATTCGGGTGGTGCCCGGTCCCCGCCTGCGGCGGCAGGTGTGGCTGCGCACCGCCTCGGGTCAGCGCCTGGCCTACGCCACCTCCTGGTGGGAGGCCAGCCATGTGGACGAGTACCTGCAAAACAAGTCGCTGCCAATCTGGGCCAGTCTGGCCCGCCTCCGCACGGAGCTATACCGCGATATTCAAGGCCTCTACTACGGCGATTCCGAGGCTCTGGAAGAGGCCTTTGGACAGGAGGGGCCGTTTTGGGGCCGTCACTACCTGTTCTGGCACCGGGGCAAGCCCCTGACCCTGATTTACGAGGTTTTCTCCCCCTATCTGACTCGCTACCTGGGGCCGATGCAGAGTGGGCCGATTGTGGGAGGGTAG
- a CDS encoding cation diffusion facilitator family transporter produces MNEGEYQRRISYRLLLTTLWATLLLLAVEAIGGWANQSLTLLAESLHTLVDGFSTVLSLVAVTSPQRQMGREVWGHGRAEVAGTLVLCAFLGFTGVSLLLIALGQIGRALTGAAAPFPVAIDPHVLRFTAAMVILNVALGIYASYQARGLSSQALKLNTKHFLADAWLSIVMVGVLLGIWQNQRWLDPAFALVLLPLVARSLWRVLNEQLPMLLRPTAIAPEAIAHLATQVEGVTRCTRIRSRGMVGRQVWIEIHLVLHPEFVEAAEAIGEQIDALLRQRYGPLRTQVWVEPARTYQDAFSEPGMPNYSPPPLGNSEDWS; encoded by the coding sequence ATGAACGAGGGCGAGTACCAACGCCGGATTAGCTATCGCCTGCTGCTGACCACCCTCTGGGCCACCCTGCTGCTGCTGGCGGTGGAGGCGATTGGCGGCTGGGCCAACCAGTCGCTGACCCTGCTGGCCGAGTCGCTGCACACCCTGGTCGACGGCTTTAGCACCGTGCTCAGCCTGGTGGCGGTGACCTCGCCCCAGCGGCAGATGGGCCGCGAGGTGTGGGGGCACGGGCGGGCCGAAGTGGCCGGCACCCTCGTGCTGTGCGCCTTCCTGGGGTTTACCGGCGTCAGCCTGCTGCTGATTGCCCTGGGCCAGATCGGCCGCGCCCTGACCGGGGCCGCTGCCCCCTTCCCGGTGGCGATTGACCCCCATGTGCTGCGGTTTACGGCGGCTATGGTGATTCTCAACGTGGCCCTGGGTATCTACGCCAGCTACCAGGCCCGGGGCCTCAGCAGTCAGGCCCTCAAGCTCAACACCAAGCACTTTCTGGCCGATGCCTGGTTGAGCATTGTCATGGTGGGGGTGCTGCTGGGGATCTGGCAGAATCAGCGCTGGCTCGACCCGGCCTTTGCCCTGGTGCTGCTGCCCCTGGTGGCCCGCAGCCTGTGGCGCGTGCTGAACGAGCAACTGCCCATGCTGCTGCGCCCCACGGCGATCGCCCCCGAGGCCATTGCCCACCTGGCCACCCAGGTGGAAGGCGTCACCCGCTGCACCCGGATTCGATCGCGCGGGATGGTGGGTCGCCAGGTGTGGATCGAGATTCACCTGGTGCTGCACCCGGAGTTTGTGGAGGCGGCCGAGGCGATCGGTGAACAGATCGACGCCCTGCTGCGCCAGCGCTACGGCCCCCTGCGCACCCAGGTCTGGGTCGAACCCGCCCGCACTTACCAGGACGCATTTTCGGAGCCAGGGATGCCGAATTATTCACCTCCCCCGCTGGGGAATAGCGAGGATTGGTCCTAA
- the sbcD gene encoding exonuclease subunit SbcD, whose protein sequence is MITLLHLSDIHMGSGFAHGRLNPETGLNTRLEDFTCALTRCIDRALAEPVDLVLFGGDAFPDATPPPLVQQALAGQFCRLSAAGIPAVLLVGNHDQHAQGLGGASLSIYRTLGVPEMVVGDRLETHAIDTRGGPVQVVTLPWLTKSTLLTRPETEGLSMSQVNELLLDRLRVALEGEIRRLDPEIPAILLAHAMVDTASYGAERFLATGRGFTIPMAMLARPCFDYIALGHVHRHQVLCEQPLMIYPGSIERVDFSEESEDKGYLLVRVTKGQAQAEFCPLPVRPFKTIAVDLIGTDRPQARLEQAIAKTDIADAVVRCLYTLQADQVEQIDQTALEAALAEAHSYSLQPEIQSRVSRSRLPELGTDSSLDPLAALEAYLANRHDLGDLAEGMLAAAAALVADDSEVELPLEAVDLSPEDINSLALEETAQQLRLL, encoded by the coding sequence ATGATTACCCTCCTCCACCTGTCCGACATCCACATGGGCAGCGGCTTTGCCCACGGTCGCCTCAACCCCGAAACCGGCCTCAACACCCGCCTGGAAGACTTCACCTGCGCCCTCACCCGCTGCATCGACCGGGCCCTGGCCGAGCCAGTGGATCTGGTGCTGTTTGGCGGTGACGCCTTTCCCGACGCCACGCCGCCGCCCCTAGTGCAGCAGGCCCTGGCGGGCCAGTTCTGTCGGCTGTCGGCGGCGGGCATTCCTGCGGTGCTGCTGGTGGGCAACCACGACCAGCACGCCCAGGGGCTGGGGGGAGCCAGTCTCTCCATTTACCGTACCCTGGGGGTGCCGGAGATGGTGGTGGGCGATCGCCTCGAAACCCACGCGATCGACACCCGCGGCGGCCCAGTGCAGGTGGTCACCCTGCCCTGGCTGACCAAATCGACCCTGCTCACCCGGCCCGAAACCGAGGGGCTATCCATGAGTCAGGTGAATGAGCTGCTGCTCGATCGCCTGCGGGTGGCCCTGGAGGGCGAAATTCGCCGCCTCGATCCAGAGATTCCCGCGATTTTGCTGGCCCACGCCATGGTTGACACCGCTAGCTACGGGGCCGAGCGCTTCCTGGCCACCGGGCGGGGGTTCACCATTCCCATGGCGATGCTGGCCCGCCCCTGCTTCGACTACATTGCCCTGGGCCACGTCCACCGCCACCAGGTGCTCTGCGAACAGCCCCTGATGATCTACCCCGGCAGCATTGAGCGGGTCGACTTTAGCGAAGAGAGCGAAGACAAGGGCTACCTGCTGGTGCGGGTGACTAAGGGCCAGGCCCAGGCGGAGTTCTGCCCTCTGCCCGTGCGCCCCTTTAAAACCATTGCGGTGGATCTGATCGGGACCGATCGGCCCCAGGCCCGCCTGGAGCAGGCCATTGCCAAAACCGATATTGCCGATGCGGTCGTCCGCTGCCTCTATACCCTGCAGGCCGATCAGGTAGAGCAAATCGACCAGACCGCCCTCGAAGCGGCCCTGGCTGAGGCCCACAGCTACAGTCTCCAGCCCGAAATTCAGTCCCGCGTCAGCCGCAGCCGCCTGCCCGAACTGGGCACCGACAGCAGCCTCGACCCCCTGGCTGCCCTGGAGGCCTACCTGGCCAACCGCCACGACCTCGGCGACCTGGCCGAGGGCATGCTGGCCGCCGCCGCTGCCCTGGTGGCCGACGACAGCGAGGTCGAGCTGCCCCTGGAGGCGGTTGACCTCTCGCCGGAGGACATCAACAGCCTGGCCCTGGAAGAGACCGCGCAACAATTGCGGCTGCTGTAA
- a CDS encoding CPBP family intramembrane glutamic endopeptidase: MTPEPDTTGSWLSVRRLILVILTALVGLVVVQSLLSSWSEPQVANQLQLYQTDLLLEGSVWQGEGLPADQWPMLREGLLGQDPIASAQQQYEEVRAQAATGLAEGRSLRAEAVDQSSNSLAEETNAGKPLARRLQTAITQQEQLIQQLDIRLGLMDAYQGQPQAAGDRWAQVRDSDTAPALAMRTADTLIRLWQDNAVAPEDEALLQDALDGWFEYRALDRVYELQAQTGDPAGADRRAQLLAREQLAARNQLLRLALIGTIPALGTVIGVGLLIWLVAQRVLRGRQSVLSQNGDRGWEIPWTGETIWQVLIAGFFFVGQILLPLVLGSLGLGGAGLSSRGRAIFSLVYYLLMAAGSLGVLWWSIRSFKPMPKDLFRLRLSGPGLLWGLGGYFVALPLMFGVALLNQKIWQGQGGSNPLLQTVLEEQDGVALLVFFLTAAIAAPLFEEVLFRGFLLPSLTRYLSAGWAIALSAFIFAAAHLSLSEVLPLTLLGAVLGFVYTRSRNLLSPMVLHSAWNSATMLGLFILGG, translated from the coding sequence ATGACCCCTGAACCCGACACGACTGGCTCCTGGCTCTCGGTCAGACGCTTGATTTTAGTTATCCTGACCGCCCTGGTGGGGCTGGTGGTGGTGCAATCGCTGCTGAGCAGCTGGAGTGAGCCCCAGGTGGCCAACCAGCTCCAGCTCTACCAGACCGACCTGCTGCTGGAGGGCAGCGTCTGGCAGGGGGAGGGGTTGCCTGCCGACCAGTGGCCGATGCTGCGGGAGGGGCTGCTGGGCCAAGACCCGATCGCCAGTGCCCAGCAGCAGTACGAAGAGGTGCGGGCCCAGGCGGCGACGGGGCTGGCCGAGGGGCGATCGCTCAGGGCAGAAGCGGTGGACCAGAGCAGTAATTCCCTCGCCGAGGAAACCAACGCGGGCAAACCCCTGGCTCGCCGGCTGCAAACCGCCATCACCCAGCAGGAACAGCTGATCCAGCAGCTGGATATTCGCCTGGGCCTGATGGATGCCTACCAGGGGCAGCCGCAGGCCGCAGGCGATCGCTGGGCTCAGGTGCGCGACAGCGACACCGCCCCGGCCCTGGCGATGCGTACCGCCGACACGCTGATTCGCCTGTGGCAGGACAACGCGGTGGCCCCCGAGGACGAAGCTTTGCTACAGGACGCCCTGGACGGTTGGTTTGAGTACCGCGCCCTGGACCGGGTGTACGAGCTACAGGCCCAGACGGGGGACCCCGCTGGCGCAGACCGCCGCGCCCAGCTACTGGCCCGTGAGCAGCTGGCGGCCCGGAACCAGCTGCTCAGGCTGGCCCTGATTGGCACCATCCCCGCCCTGGGCACGGTAATTGGCGTTGGTCTGCTGATCTGGCTGGTGGCCCAGCGGGTGCTGCGGGGCCGTCAGTCGGTGCTGAGCCAAAATGGCGATCGCGGCTGGGAGATTCCCTGGACCGGGGAGACCATCTGGCAGGTGCTGATCGCCGGGTTTTTCTTTGTGGGCCAAATTTTGCTGCCGCTGGTGCTGGGGAGCCTGGGCCTGGGCGGTGCGGGACTCAGCAGCCGGGGCCGGGCCATTTTTTCGCTGGTGTACTACCTGCTGATGGCGGCGGGGTCGCTGGGGGTGCTGTGGTGGTCTATCCGCTCCTTCAAGCCCATGCCCAAGGACCTGTTTCGCCTCCGGCTCTCGGGGCCGGGGCTGCTGTGGGGCCTGGGCGGCTACTTTGTGGCCCTGCCGCTGATGTTTGGCGTCGCCCTGCTCAACCAAAAAATCTGGCAGGGGCAGGGGGGCAGCAACCCGCTGCTGCAAACCGTGCTGGAGGAACAGGACGGCGTGGCGCTGCTGGTGTTCTTTCTGACGGCGGCGATCGCCGCGCCCCTGTTTGAAGAAGTGTTGTTTCGCGGCTTTTTGCTGCCCTCGCTGACCCGCTACCTGTCGGCGGGCTGGGCGATCGCCCTGAGCGCCTTTATTTTTGCCGCCGCCCACCTGAGTCTCTCGGAGGTGCTGCCCCTGACGCTGCTGGGGGCCGTTTTGGGGTTTGTGTATACGCGATCGCGCAACCTGCTCTCCCCGATGGTGCTCCACAGCGCCTGGAACAGCGCCACCATGCTGGGTCTGTTTATTCTGGGCGGCTAG
- a CDS encoding tryptophan-rich sensory protein, whose protein sequence is MDTPQHHSPSGKGLAIATAVAIVATLAINTLSNAFPPGGQNIGEIANTQLVDVLIIPASYAFSIWGLIYLGLLAYGLYQFNRERRSQPDIQRVNQLLIVACIAQVIWIFLFTLEQFGWSILAMLGILLPLIGAYRTFNIGRDRPSRQRRWMAHIPFSIYLAWISVATIVNVAAALYASPWDGWGLTAVTWTVAMVVVVTLLGAVVIYRRQDVAFTLVFVWALVAIAVRQSETPAVLWAALIAAGVLLIGLAVARFALPHPPRPKPDPN, encoded by the coding sequence ATGGATACGCCTCAGCACCACTCGCCATCGGGCAAAGGGCTGGCCATCGCTACTGCGGTGGCGATTGTAGCGACTCTGGCTATCAACACCCTCTCCAACGCCTTTCCGCCTGGGGGGCAAAATATTGGCGAAATTGCCAACACTCAGCTGGTGGACGTGCTGATCATCCCCGCCAGCTATGCCTTCTCCATTTGGGGACTGATCTACCTGGGGCTGCTGGCCTACGGTCTGTACCAGTTCAACCGGGAACGGCGTAGCCAGCCCGACATTCAGCGGGTCAACCAGCTGCTGATTGTGGCCTGCATCGCTCAAGTCATCTGGATTTTTCTCTTTACCCTGGAGCAGTTCGGCTGGTCCATTCTGGCGATGCTGGGGATTTTGCTCCCCCTGATCGGCGCCTACCGAACGTTCAATATCGGTCGCGATCGCCCCTCTCGCCAGCGCCGCTGGATGGCGCACATTCCCTTCAGTATCTATCTGGCCTGGATTTCGGTAGCCACCATTGTCAACGTGGCGGCGGCCCTCTACGCGTCGCCCTGGGACGGCTGGGGCCTTACAGCGGTGACCTGGACGGTGGCGATGGTGGTGGTGGTAACCCTGCTGGGGGCGGTCGTTATCTACCGCCGCCAGGATGTGGCCTTTACCCTGGTGTTTGTCTGGGCCCTGGTGGCGATCGCGGTGCGCCAGAGCGAGACTCCCGCCGTGCTGTGGGCGGCGCTGATTGCCGCCGGGGTGCTGCTGATTGGGCTGGCCGTAGCCCGTTTTGCCCTGCCCCACCCACCCCGGCCAAAGCCCGATCCCAATTAA
- a CDS encoding aldo/keto reductase, translating to MPRLPRRRFLLTTTAMVGGLVGSLIYRRVRSSPILPSQPQPLLQAAPALVASPDWQSTPALAMPTRVLGRTELTLPVLGLGGSASPLSRPGAEAEALAIIEAAYAGGIRYFDTAANYGPSEARLGQVLPAVRSEVVIATKTSHRDRDQAWRQLEQSLQRLRTDYIDLWQFHAITHAWDVDTLLDRSRGAILAAEEAKAQGLIGAIGITGHNNPEIFVNALGRYPFDTALIPINAADVHTPSSFIRQVLPAAQQHNTGIIAMKVPAYGRLFKPGVLTGMAEALGYALTQPQVHSCIVAADTLLQLEENLAAARSFQPLAAAALADMEQRTAAHWEEASFFRRWA from the coding sequence ATGCCGCGCCTGCCTCGCCGCCGCTTTTTACTCACTACAACCGCCATGGTCGGGGGCCTGGTGGGCAGCCTGATCTATCGACGGGTGCGATCGTCCCCAATCCTGCCGTCGCAGCCACAACCCCTGCTTCAGGCCGCCCCTGCCCTGGTGGCCAGTCCCGATTGGCAGTCCACCCCGGCCCTGGCCATGCCCACGCGGGTGCTGGGGCGCACCGAGCTTACCCTCCCGGTGCTGGGGTTGGGCGGCTCAGCCTCTCCTCTGTCGCGGCCAGGGGCCGAAGCCGAAGCCCTGGCCATCATTGAGGCGGCCTACGCCGGAGGCATTCGCTATTTTGATACCGCCGCCAACTACGGCCCCAGCGAAGCGCGACTGGGCCAGGTGCTGCCAGCGGTGCGCTCTGAGGTGGTGATTGCCACCAAAACCAGTCACCGCGATCGCGACCAGGCCTGGCGTCAGCTCGAACAATCGCTCCAGCGGCTCCGCACCGACTATATCGACCTCTGGCAGTTTCACGCCATTACCCACGCCTGGGATGTCGATACCCTACTCGATCGAAGCCGGGGTGCCATTCTGGCCGCCGAAGAAGCCAAAGCCCAGGGTCTGATTGGCGCCATTGGCATCACCGGCCACAACAACCCCGAAATTTTTGTCAACGCCCTGGGCCGCTACCCTTTCGACACCGCCCTCATCCCCATCAACGCCGCCGATGTTCACACCCCGTCGTCGTTTATTCGCCAGGTGCTGCCCGCCGCCCAGCAGCACAACACCGGCATCATCGCCATGAAGGTACCCGCCTACGGTCGTCTGTTCAAGCCGGGGGTCCTGACGGGTATGGCCGAAGCCCTGGGCTACGCCCTCACCCAGCCCCAGGTACACAGCTGCATTGTTGCCGCCGATACCCTCCTCCAGCTGGAAGAAAACCTGGCGGCGGCCAGGTCCTTTCAGCCCCTGGCCGCCGCCGCCCTGGCCGATATGGAGCAGCGCACCGCCGCCCACTGGGAAGAGGCCAGTTTCTTTCGTCGCTGGGCCTAG
- a CDS encoding glycosyl hydrolase family 57 yields MSGAVLSPVDWPALEEGLPPLSGREADIAAVMAGGEPVFLPHTNLNLADISAGFAIALHMHQPTIPAGATGELINHLQYMFEHPYDGDNHNAGTFAYCYARLGDFIPELVSQGCNPRVMLDYSGTLLWGLQQMDRQDILAKLRRLACDSAYQPYVEWLGTCWGHAVIPSTPVPDLRLHIRAWQHHFAALFGPEALARVRGFSPPEMHLPNHPDVLYAFVKTLKDCGYRWLLVQEHTVESLEGHGLSQPHLPHRLVARNSQGEVVEIVVLVKTQGSDTKLVGQMQPYWEAKTLGHVDLGHTTVPPLVSQISDGENGGVMMNEFPSAFMRSWYEMRDNGGGRRGVVGLNGTEYLELLGAAGCGPETFPPCQAVGQSRLWQAMGDATGPEAVTAAIAAIHAEDQGFSMEGGSWTGDRSWVVGYDNVLDPMERLSAQFHQTMQRQSERGDSLERQYRYRNALIHNLLLQTSCFRYWGQGTWTDYAKELYRRGQAILSHDFA; encoded by the coding sequence ATGTCTGGTGCTGTGCTCTCCCCCGTAGATTGGCCTGCCTTGGAAGAGGGGCTACCGCCGCTCTCGGGTCGCGAAGCCGATATTGCTGCCGTGATGGCCGGCGGTGAGCCGGTATTTTTACCCCACACCAATCTGAATTTGGCGGATATTTCGGCGGGCTTTGCGATCGCCCTGCACATGCACCAGCCCACCATTCCGGCTGGGGCCACCGGGGAGCTGATCAACCACCTTCAGTACATGTTTGAGCACCCCTACGACGGGGACAACCACAACGCTGGCACCTTTGCCTACTGCTACGCCCGCCTGGGAGACTTCATTCCCGAGCTGGTCAGCCAGGGCTGCAACCCCCGCGTCATGCTCGACTACTCGGGCACGCTGCTGTGGGGGCTGCAGCAGATGGACCGCCAGGACATTCTGGCCAAGCTGCGCCGTCTGGCCTGCGACTCCGCCTACCAGCCCTACGTGGAGTGGCTGGGCACCTGCTGGGGTCACGCCGTGATACCCTCCACCCCGGTGCCCGACCTGAGGCTGCATATTCGCGCCTGGCAGCACCACTTTGCCGCCCTGTTTGGCCCCGAGGCTCTGGCCCGAGTGCGGGGCTTTTCGCCGCCGGAGATGCACCTGCCCAACCACCCCGACGTGCTCTACGCTTTTGTAAAGACACTCAAAGACTGCGGCTATCGCTGGCTGCTGGTGCAGGAGCACACGGTGGAAAGCCTGGAGGGGCACGGCCTCTCGCAACCCCACCTGCCCCACCGCCTGGTGGCCCGCAACAGCCAGGGCGAGGTGGTCGAGATCGTGGTGCTGGTCAAAACCCAGGGCTCTGACACCAAGCTGGTGGGTCAAATGCAGCCCTACTGGGAGGCCAAGACCCTGGGCCACGTTGACCTGGGCCATACCACGGTGCCGCCCTTGGTCAGCCAGATCAGCGACGGCGAAAACGGCGGCGTGATGATGAACGAATTTCCCAGCGCCTTCATGCGATCGTGGTACGAAATGCGCGACAACGGCGGCGGTCGCCGGGGGGTGGTGGGCCTTAACGGCACCGAATACCTGGAGCTGCTAGGGGCGGCGGGGTGCGGCCCAGAGACGTTTCCCCCCTGCCAGGCGGTGGGGCAGAGCCGCCTGTGGCAGGCGATGGGTGACGCGACCGGGCCCGAGGCGGTGACAGCGGCGATCGCCGCTATCCACGCCGAGGACCAGGGCTTCTCAATGGAGGGGGGCTCCTGGACGGGCGATCGCAGCTGGGTAGTGGGTTACGACAACGTGCTCGACCCCATGGAGCGCCTCTCCGCTCAGTTTCACCAAACCATGCAGCGCCAGAGCGAGCGGGGAGACTCCCTGGAGCGCCAGTACCGCTACCGCAACGCCCTGATCCACAACCTGCTGCTGCAAACCAGCTGTTTTCGCTACTGGGGCCAGGGCACCTGGACAGACTACGCCAAAGAACTCTACCGCCGCGGCCAGGCCATTCTTTCTCACGACTTTGCTTAG
- a CDS encoding LysR family transcriptional regulator: protein MNLSKVKLSQLRALVAIADCGNFSEAALQLDVTQSTVSHAIATLEEELGITLLQRGRHGARLTPVGDRVTTHARAMLGLLDTIGSEANQARGVQGGTLRIASFRSVATHVLPGAIARLHRRYPAIAISVHEMDELHQLKQALVKGEVDLCVAETIDGDDVESLVIFDDDYVALLPPGYRPQSSTLTLEELRQQPIIGSSHSSCGLRIRTVLGAQAQPLEIAYCIRHDSSMVAMVQQGLGIAILPRLAAQPVPPEVQICSLPFPISRPIGATILKDALHTPALYAFLDALRETGEFSRIRAV, encoded by the coding sequence ATGAACCTCAGCAAAGTCAAGCTCTCTCAACTGCGGGCCCTAGTTGCGATCGCCGACTGCGGCAACTTCAGCGAAGCCGCCCTACAGCTCGATGTCACCCAGTCCACCGTGAGCCACGCCATCGCCACCCTGGAAGAGGAGCTGGGCATCACCCTTTTGCAGCGCGGTCGCCACGGGGCGCGCCTGACCCCGGTGGGCGATCGCGTTACCACCCACGCCCGCGCCATGCTGGGCCTGCTCGACACCATCGGCAGCGAGGCCAACCAGGCGCGGGGAGTACAGGGCGGCACCCTGCGGATTGCCTCCTTTCGCAGCGTGGCCACCCATGTGCTGCCGGGGGCGATCGCGCGGTTGCACCGCAGGTACCCCGCGATCGCCATCAGCGTCCACGAAATGGACGAGCTGCACCAGCTCAAGCAGGCCCTGGTCAAAGGCGAAGTAGACCTCTGCGTTGCCGAAACCATCGACGGCGACGATGTGGAAAGCCTGGTCATCTTTGACGACGACTATGTGGCCCTGCTGCCCCCCGGCTATCGCCCCCAAAGCAGCACCCTGACCCTGGAAGAACTGCGCCAGCAGCCCATCATCGGCTCCAGCCACAGCAGCTGCGGCCTCCGCATTCGCACCGTGCTGGGGGCACAGGCGCAGCCACTCGAGATTGCCTACTGCATTCGCCACGATTCATCGATGGTAGCGATGGTGCAGCAGGGATTGGGCATCGCCATTCTGCCCCGCCTGGCTGCCCAGCCGGTGCCCCCCGAGGTGCAGATCTGCTCGCTGCCGTTCCCGATCTCGCGCCCAATCGGAGCCACCATTCTCAAAGATGCCCTGCACACCCCCGCCCTCTACGCCTTCCTCGATGCCCTACGCGAAACCGGGGAGTTTAGCCGCATCAGAGCTGTTTAA
- a CDS encoding DUF4160 domain-containing protein: protein MPTISRFYGIVVFINYNDHQPHTFTSRYQDQEIIVEIETGTVEGRMAKRALRMVLEWLDLHQEELMANWELARQRKALNEIQPLQ, encoded by the coding sequence ATGCCAACAATCAGTCGGTTTTATGGGATCGTTGTTTTCATAAACTATAACGATCACCAACCCCACACTTTCACATCCCGCTACCAGGATCAGGAGATAATCGTTGAAATTGAGACTGGTACAGTTGAGGGGAGAATGGCAAAACGTGCTTTGAGAATGGTACTGGAGTGGCTCGATCTTCACCAAGAAGAACTTATGGCTAATTGGGAGCTTGCCAGACAGAGAAAAGCTCTAAATGAAATTCAACCTTTACAGTAG
- a CDS encoding DUF2442 domain-containing protein, producing the protein MFLHIVSIDYLGAYKLRLVFNNQTVQEVDLAQELYGEIFEPLKDVNFFRQVFLNPETNTIQWPNSANFAPEFLYDLGQNIPQAA; encoded by the coding sequence ATGTTTCTTCATATTGTGAGTATTGATTATTTGGGGGCCTATAAGCTGAGGCTTGTGTTCAACAATCAGACTGTTCAAGAGGTTGACCTTGCCCAAGAGCTATACGGCGAGATCTTCGAACCTCTTAAGGACGTTAACTTCTTCAGGCAAGTCTTTCTCAACCCCGAAACTAACACCATCCAATGGCCAAACAGCGCAAACTTTGCCCCAGAATTCTTGTACGATCTCGGTCAAAACATCCCTCAGGCAGCATGA
- a CDS encoding glycosyltransferase, with protein sequence MRHLYFLVPGTGKRFHCGGLFAELKTLKLAQQICPAEVVTYDQREPGTLFLDDLLQRPGLGNSIFVISWGFHIPRLVRRLRGQQVVYHAHSSGYGFTLPGDIPIVTVSRNSMGYWGQKRPNGLIFHLPNHISPEFTNRQQPRDIDVLVQTRKSSNYLLNQLVPALEPHCNLVKLEGFVDDLSILFNRSKVFLYDSAEYWALSRVSEGFGLPPMEAMACGGQVFTSVNGALADYLDPGFNCYKIGVHSVGYDCDRILAALQTPTPLAMTTADLAPYRADALLPRLERILAEINHFFDYRAKHRADIPDLTKPRLTRLWLQRTADKVRKKLGR encoded by the coding sequence ATGCGTCACCTCTATTTTCTTGTCCCTGGCACTGGCAAGCGTTTCCACTGCGGCGGGCTATTTGCCGAACTCAAGACCCTGAAGCTGGCCCAGCAGATTTGCCCTGCCGAGGTGGTCACCTACGACCAGCGAGAACCTGGCACCCTCTTTCTCGACGATCTGCTCCAGCGACCCGGTTTAGGAAACAGCATTTTTGTGATCAGCTGGGGTTTTCACATCCCGCGCCTGGTGAGGCGGCTGCGGGGGCAGCAGGTGGTGTACCACGCCCACAGCAGCGGCTACGGCTTCACCCTGCCGGGGGATATCCCGATTGTTACCGTCAGCCGCAACTCCATGGGTTACTGGGGCCAAAAGCGGCCCAACGGGCTAATTTTTCACCTACCAAACCACATTTCGCCCGAATTCACCAACCGCCAACAGCCCAGAGACATCGACGTGCTGGTGCAGACGCGCAAGTCGTCGAATTACCTGCTCAATCAGCTGGTTCCGGCCTTAGAACCCCACTGCAATCTGGTCAAGCTGGAGGGGTTCGTGGACGATCTATCGATTTTGTTTAACCGCAGCAAAGTTTTTCTCTACGACTCAGCGGAGTACTGGGCACTGAGTCGGGTCAGCGAGGGATTTGGCCTGCCGCCCATGGAGGCCATGGCCTGTGGCGGCCAGGTGTTTACCAGCGTCAACGGAGCGCTGGCCGACTACCTGGACCCAGGCTTTAACTGCTACAAAATTGGGGTGCACTCAGTGGGGTACGACTGCGATCGCATCCTCGCCGCCCTGCAAACCCCTACCCCCCTGGCCATGACCACCGCCGATCTCGCCCCCTACCGCGCCGATGCCCTGCTGCCCCGGCTGGAAAGAATTCTGGCTGAGATCAACCACTTCTTCGACTACCGGGCCAAGCACCGCGCCGACATCCCCGATCTCACCAAACCTCGCCTGACCCGCCTTTGGTTGCAGCGCACCGCCGATAAAGTGCGCAAGAAGCTGGGCAGGTAA